Proteins encoded within one genomic window of Nostoc sp. UHCC 0870:
- a CDS encoding XisI protein — translation MDKLEQYRQYIQNILTKHGQYKLHREEIENQLIFDTMHDHYQLMRIGWNGLSRVYHAVIHFDIKNDKIWIQQNMTDVDLAQELLEMGVQKDDIVLGLQPPYKRPYTGYGVVV, via the coding sequence ATGGACAAACTAGAGCAATATCGCCAATATATCCAAAATATTTTAACTAAACACGGTCAGTATAAACTGCACCGTGAAGAAATTGAAAACCAATTAATATTCGATACAATGCACGACCACTATCAATTGATGCGTATAGGGTGGAATGGCTTAAGTCGTGTGTATCACGCTGTTATTCATTTTGATATTAAAAATGATAAAATCTGGATTCAGCAGAATATGACAGATGTGGACTTAGCACAAGAACTGTTAGAGATGGGAGTACAAAAAGACGATATTGTATTGGGTTTGCAGCCACCATATAAACGTCCGTACACAGGATATGGAGTAGTAGTTTAA
- the cas1 gene encoding CRISPR-associated endonuclease Cas1: MSTIYITEQDISFQIQHQYLKVFHQQNQRISIPIRNLSQFIIFGNISLPKEVIKIVTSHQIPVLYLTQTGEYLGRLENPSQLQAKYLTYQRRRARDIEFNRATAESIIWAKLHNQHTVLQNWTRHYANHTTQRALNYLMLLMDNLPVASGIDQLHEYSQEADNIYYCAVASLISFYNQCPPTTTKRISGLINLGNQLLHQYIYTLLNTVGLDPNYPILHRDIHQELPLAWDFTAEFRAPIVDDLVLNFVRNSTNTNGNGNGNGKSHSQKLLQKFLQHWEGKLRTFVLHPYAGEVSYRQCLDLQVREYLASLLGDVEFYRPLALKFHPANSDFINTIKPPTVPLKLVKR, translated from the coding sequence ATGTCTACCATTTACATCACAGAACAAGACATATCTTTTCAAATTCAACACCAATATTTAAAGGTGTTTCATCAACAGAATCAACGCATTAGTATTCCAATTCGCAATCTCAGCCAGTTCATTATTTTTGGTAATATCAGTTTACCAAAAGAAGTAATTAAAATTGTTACTTCACATCAGATTCCCGTGTTATATTTAACTCAAACTGGTGAATATTTAGGACGATTAGAAAATCCATCCCAACTACAAGCAAAATATCTCACCTACCAACGTAGACGCGCACGCGATATTGAATTTAACCGTGCTACAGCAGAAAGTATTATCTGGGCAAAACTGCACAATCAGCATACTGTTCTGCAAAACTGGACTCGCCACTATGCTAATCACACAACTCAACGAGCATTAAATTACTTGATGCTGTTGATGGATAACTTACCAGTAGCTTCAGGAATAGATCAACTGCACGAATATAGCCAGGAAGCTGATAACATCTATTACTGTGCTGTTGCTTCCTTAATCAGTTTCTACAATCAATGTCCGCCTACAACTACGAAGCGCATTAGCGGACTAATCAATTTGGGAAATCAACTCCTACATCAATATATTTATACACTGTTGAACACGGTAGGACTTGACCCCAATTATCCAATTTTACACCGCGATATTCATCAAGAACTGCCCTTAGCATGGGACTTTACCGCCGAGTTTCGCGCCCCGATTGTTGATGATTTAGTGTTAAATTTTGTCCGCAATTCAACTAACACCAATGGTAACGGTAATGGGAATGGTAAAAGCCATTCACAGAAACTTCTACAAAAATTTCTCCAACATTGGGAAGGAAAACTGCGAACTTTCGTATTGCATCCTTATGCTGGAGAAGTAAGTTATCGTCAATGTCTTGACTTACAGGTGCGGGAATATCTTGCATCTTTACTGGGAGATGTAGAGTTTTACCGTCCCCTAGCGTTAAAGTTTCATCCTGCAAATTCTGATTTCATCAACACTATCAAACCGCCAACTGTTCCCCTAAAGCTGGTGAAACGATGA
- a CDS encoding IS4 family transposase, with the protein MVEDEVIAEQLEKLLTPAITNQENYYRKLGLRERILNLPLMMAAVLTLLWRDIAGVRELTRMLARDGFLWCNPTKVSQQAVSQRFLTFPSELFEKVFKDLLPSLRTAWHSRNKRPLPESIQFTLSKFEKIWIVDGSTLEALFRKLQSLESAQRGQLAGKMSTVIDLMTRLPVEIWFEENPKASDTKSEENILNLVTTRTLLLLDRGFYHFKFWHQLIEKKVDFITRIKKGAAIKIEQVFTDSYGLRDRKIRLGSGTNKTPFITLRLIEVRSGKTWHSYLTSVLDPNVLPPYVVADLYRRRWRIEDAFNTVKRLLGLSYLWTGSINGIKLQIWATWLFYAVLVDLGDAVADELSLPFDEISLEMIYRGLYHFTMAHQKGKATDPVKYFADPQNRDLGIIKQKRKPNIKLIVAPFPDLQRGSDQFFFNNSLKAS; encoded by the coding sequence ATGGTGGAAGACGAAGTAATTGCAGAGCAACTGGAAAAATTATTGACCCCAGCGATTACAAATCAAGAAAATTACTACCGAAAACTAGGACTCAGAGAACGGATACTGAATTTACCATTGATGATGGCTGCGGTACTAACCTTGTTATGGCGAGACATAGCCGGAGTCAGAGAACTGACAAGAATGTTAGCTAGAGACGGTTTTCTGTGGTGTAATCCTACAAAAGTTAGTCAACAAGCTGTATCACAGAGATTTTTGACATTTCCATCAGAATTATTTGAAAAAGTATTTAAAGATTTACTGCCTAGTTTAAGAACAGCTTGGCATAGTAGAAATAAACGACCGTTGCCAGAAAGTATTCAGTTTACATTATCAAAATTCGAGAAAATTTGGATAGTAGACGGGTCAACACTGGAGGCATTGTTTAGAAAATTACAAAGCTTAGAGTCGGCTCAAAGAGGGCAATTAGCAGGAAAAATGAGTACAGTCATTGATTTAATGACCAGATTACCTGTAGAAATTTGGTTTGAAGAAAATCCCAAGGCATCTGACACTAAATCGGAAGAAAATATCCTAAATTTAGTTACAACAAGAACTTTACTCTTATTAGATAGAGGTTTTTATCACTTTAAGTTTTGGCATCAGTTAATCGAGAAAAAAGTTGACTTTATTACGAGAATAAAAAAAGGAGCAGCAATCAAGATAGAACAGGTATTTACAGATAGCTATGGACTCAGGGACAGAAAGATACGTCTGGGTTCTGGCACAAATAAGACCCCATTTATTACCTTACGGTTAATTGAAGTGCGTTCTGGAAAAACATGGCATTCTTATTTAACAAGCGTTCTAGATCCTAATGTTTTACCCCCTTATGTTGTAGCCGATTTATATCGACGACGTTGGCGCATTGAAGATGCTTTTAATACTGTCAAAAGACTCTTAGGGCTAAGTTATTTATGGACGGGTTCAATTAATGGGATTAAGTTGCAGATTTGGGCAACTTGGTTATTTTATGCGGTTTTAGTAGATTTAGGTGATGCTGTAGCTGACGAACTTTCTCTGCCTTTTGATGAGATTTCATTAGAAATGATTTATCGTGGTCTTTATCATTTTACGATGGCTCATCAAAAAGGTAAGGCAACAGACCCTGTTAAGTATTTTGCTGACCCTCAAAATCGAGATTTAGGGATTATCAAACAGAAGCGAAAACCAAACATTAAGTTAATTGTCGCTCCTTTCCCTGATCTTCAACGAGGGTCTGACCAGTTTTTCTTCAACAATTCTCTCAAAGCCTCTTGA
- a CDS encoding Uma2 family endonuclease — MIQSLPITINVDQFLDWYPANSTQFRYELHNGFIKQMPPPTGDHELLIAFLIKQIVLECARLSKPYDIPKMGFVQSSESESAFLPDLLLLNRLNLVNEPLWRSKSTVSQASSIPLVIEVVSTNWRDDYFTKLGQYEAIGISEYWIVDYAALGGRKFIGNPKQATISIYSLFEGEYQVKQFQNGDLIESLAFPDLVLTAEQIFESANPQT; from the coding sequence ATGATTCAATCGCTACCAATTACTATTAATGTTGACCAGTTTCTAGACTGGTATCCAGCTAATTCAACGCAGTTTCGTTACGAACTGCATAATGGATTTATCAAGCAAATGCCACCACCAACAGGAGATCATGAATTACTTATTGCATTCTTGATCAAGCAAATTGTGCTGGAGTGCGCCCGTCTTTCAAAACCCTATGACATTCCTAAAATGGGGTTTGTTCAATCATCTGAAAGTGAATCTGCTTTCTTACCCGACTTACTGTTGTTAAATCGCCTCAATTTAGTCAATGAGCCTTTGTGGAGAAGTAAATCAACAGTTAGTCAAGCGTCATCAATTCCATTAGTTATAGAGGTTGTCAGCACAAACTGGCGTGATGATTACTTTACCAAGCTTGGTCAGTACGAAGCTATCGGTATTTCCGAATACTGGATTGTAGATTATGCGGCTTTGGGTGGTAGAAAATTTATTGGCAATCCTAAACAAGCAACTATCTCAATTTACTCGTTATTTGAAGGGGAATACCAAGTTAAGCAGTTCCAAAATGGCGATCTCATCGAATCGTTAGCTTTTCCAGACTTAGTTCTGACTGCTGAACAAATTTTTGAATCGGCCAATCCACAGACCTAG
- the cas2 gene encoding CRISPR-associated endonuclease Cas2, with translation MFYLVCYDIVSDTRRNKVAKLLEAYGLRVQKSVFECVLDEKQYENLSKYLFRLVNKREDQVRFYPMSAHNRCKVAVLGTQPEFVVDDAAFIV, from the coding sequence ATGTTTTATTTGGTTTGCTACGACATCGTGAGCGATACCCGGCGCAATAAAGTAGCGAAACTTCTGGAAGCTTACGGTTTGCGGGTGCAAAAGTCGGTTTTTGAGTGTGTGTTGGATGAAAAGCAGTATGAAAACCTATCCAAATACCTCTTCCGACTCGTTAACAAACGCGAAGACCAAGTGAGATTTTACCCTATGTCTGCACACAATCGTTGCAAGGTCGCAGTATTGGGAACGCAACCTGAGTTTGTAGTAGACGATGCTGCGTTTATAGTTTAG
- a CDS encoding DUF4384 domain-containing protein — protein sequence MSRSLVASPEGIKLARKAFKATGLTQTDFAIEVKLGYTTVSNFLNGKPIYRTNFQEICVFLDLDWKDIAVLGETEPEELTPLDNLWQQLQLLSSPTEQMGLVLVKEETLGWGKKAPSRYEKSVRVGSYIRFEVNLETSGYLILLQKDTSGQLWCFCPSCFAPQAHLNTGKTTLPQEGSPITSFPIEGEPGKEEIIAVFTKELPTLDWLPPGDNEPLELQASHLAALLEYVGESGECQLLYTHYMVTPQ from the coding sequence ATGAGTCGGAGTCTGGTTGCATCACCTGAAGGGATTAAACTGGCAAGAAAAGCGTTCAAAGCCACAGGGTTAACCCAAACAGATTTTGCGATAGAGGTAAAATTAGGTTACACAACTGTTAGTAACTTCCTCAACGGTAAACCGATATATCGCACCAATTTCCAAGAGATATGCGTTTTTCTGGACTTAGACTGGAAAGATATCGCTGTATTGGGTGAAACCGAACCCGAAGAACTCACCCCCCTCGATAACCTTTGGCAACAACTGCAATTATTGAGTTCTCCTACTGAACAAATGGGACTAGTTTTAGTCAAAGAAGAAACACTAGGTTGGGGGAAGAAAGCACCGAGTCGTTACGAAAAATCAGTGCGGGTGGGCAGTTATATTCGTTTTGAAGTCAATTTAGAAACTTCTGGATATTTAATACTGTTGCAAAAAGATACATCAGGACAACTATGGTGTTTTTGTCCTTCGTGTTTTGCTCCCCAGGCGCACTTGAACACTGGTAAAACAACCTTACCGCAAGAAGGTTCGCCAATTACATCTTTCCCCATTGAAGGTGAACCAGGTAAGGAGGAAATTATCGCAGTTTTCACCAAGGAACTACCTACATTAGACTGGCTACCACCAGGAGATAACGAGCCTTTGGAATTACAAGCCAGTCATCTGGCGGCGTTACTGGAATATGTAGGTGAAAGCGGAGAATGTCAACTTTTATATACACACTACATGGTGACTCCTCAGTAA
- a CDS encoding CHAT domain-containing protein, translating into MEKLIEKLNQLNAQVVQLAGQGNIKQAISVAQQAVKLGETQKLTKHSVYCDSLNNLAELYRIQGHYSKAQPLYLQALNIRKQLFGLEHPDVAQSLNNLAALYHAQGNYPAAEALFLEALELWKVCYGDEDFEIATTLNNLAEIYREQGLYFKAEQVHLEALAMRRCLFDNEHPDIAQSLTNLGTLYISRGRYADAEKMHLEALAMKMRLLGEEHFDIASSLNNLGKVYDAQGRYQEAEINFSKALEILQKILGTEHPYIASILSNIAGVYQDQGNYIAAEQKFLEVLSMNKRLLSDEHPEVANSLDNLSEVYLIQGKYLAAEQKYQEAYSLRKRFFPEEHPDIAESLSNLGVVFTYQGRYQEAEKQYLEALPMLEKLVGEEHRSIAKILNNLAGLYEEQGKYSQAEQKYLKVLDIQKNLLGTEHPDIADTLNQIAALYRRQGRYSESEQLHLECLGMRKRLLGERHPSVAASLNNLAVLYDDLTQYKQSESLLLEALEVVKSVFGNEHPHVASSMNNLAVVYDFLGRYQEAEKLHLQTLQLRKLLLGEEHIGIATSLNNLGELYFSLGRYQEAEQKYLETLAMRQRLLGESHPDVAFSLNNLATLLAATNRPEESLLCRVRASKINDLMIRNIFAFSSESDRLSFLDKIRNDFDLFVSLVCNHLADSEDAKLTVFLFVLKRKGLTASALAAQNAAFYNGRYPQLTEKFHQLRDLSNQIIHLTFAIPDTDDLATNQENLRQLQSRHNNLQKQVAAQVPEIQLSEQLFDLQAMSDDKTLCVYAAALPLNSILVEFVRFEVFDFQAIPAQGETQWHPARYLAFIFTAGKADAVQMIDLGIATDIDRLIQAFRLQASDYTLPTLAWGKASQAPKLRVKSYNPTPAIELSQALFEPIRDLVKDGKHLIIAPDGNLNLVPFQVLPIDATGSRLLMDEYTISYLGVGREILRSKVQLPTDSISAPLIIADPDFDLSGTGDWGLGTGDWENNARLDVRSFQLHDHFTETGLLPAPGTRFLGESVAKKLPDAKLYLGAEALETRLTNSNCPRIMLIATHGLFQSDFEPQPVTKRRNLLSMERLRTTKVENPMLRSGLALAGANTWLAGGTLPLAAGKGFVFAQDIANLDLSANELTVLSACDTARGDIKIGEGVFGLRRAFAVAGAKTLVMSLWSVPDKVTSLLMERFFDNLQYGMGRSEALHSAQHYIRKITVKQLRESALGLEVLKELLAVKELSANGKIDCQEDDTPLEHPFYWGAWICQGNTDPLVN; encoded by the coding sequence ATGGAAAAACTCATAGAAAAATTAAATCAACTTAATGCACAAGTTGTACAACTCGCCGGACAGGGAAACATCAAACAAGCAATAAGTGTTGCTCAACAAGCAGTCAAATTAGGGGAAACCCAGAAGTTAACCAAACATTCAGTATATTGCGATAGCTTGAATAATCTAGCAGAATTATATCGAATACAAGGACATTACTCAAAAGCTCAACCTTTATACTTACAAGCTTTAAATATTAGAAAACAACTCTTCGGTTTAGAGCATCCTGACGTAGCTCAATCTTTAAATAATCTAGCAGCACTTTATCATGCCCAAGGCAACTATCCAGCAGCAGAAGCACTTTTTTTAGAAGCTTTGGAATTGTGGAAAGTATGTTATGGAGACGAAGATTTTGAAATTGCTACAACCTTAAATAATCTAGCAGAAATTTATCGAGAGCAAGGACTATACTTCAAAGCTGAACAAGTGCATCTAGAAGCTTTAGCAATGCGAAGATGTTTGTTTGATAATGAACATCCTGATATTGCTCAATCCTTAACCAATCTAGGAACTCTTTATATCTCAAGAGGACGCTATGCTGATGCTGAAAAAATGCACTTAGAAGCATTAGCGATGAAAATGCGATTGCTGGGAGAAGAGCATTTTGATATTGCTAGCAGTCTGAATAATTTAGGCAAAGTATATGATGCTCAAGGACGTTACCAAGAAGCTGAAATCAACTTTTCAAAAGCATTAGAAATTCTTCAAAAAATTCTAGGAACTGAACATCCCTATATAGCATCTATCTTAAGTAATATCGCTGGTGTTTATCAAGACCAGGGCAATTATATAGCAGCAGAGCAGAAGTTTTTAGAAGTTTTGTCTATGAACAAACGCTTGCTAAGTGATGAACATCCTGAAGTTGCTAATAGTTTAGATAATTTATCAGAAGTTTATCTAATTCAAGGTAAATATTTAGCTGCTGAACAAAAGTATCAGGAAGCTTATTCTCTAAGAAAGCGTTTCTTCCCTGAAGAACACCCTGATATTGCAGAAAGTTTAAGTAATCTAGGAGTAGTGTTTACATACCAAGGACGCTATCAAGAAGCAGAAAAACAGTATTTAGAAGCATTACCAATGTTGGAGAAATTGGTAGGAGAAGAACATCGGTCAATTGCCAAGATTTTAAATAATCTAGCTGGACTTTATGAAGAACAGGGAAAGTATTCGCAAGCAGAACAAAAATATCTTAAAGTTTTAGATATTCAAAAAAATCTCTTAGGCACAGAGCATCCTGATATTGCTGATACCTTAAACCAAATAGCAGCACTTTACCGCAGACAAGGACGATATTCAGAATCAGAACAATTGCATCTTGAATGTTTAGGAATGAGAAAACGCTTATTAGGGGAGCGTCACCCATCTGTTGCAGCTAGTCTCAACAATTTAGCAGTATTATATGATGATTTAACTCAATATAAGCAATCAGAATCATTACTATTAGAAGCCTTGGAAGTTGTGAAAAGCGTGTTTGGGAATGAACACCCACACGTAGCTAGTAGTATGAATAATTTAGCTGTGGTTTATGACTTTTTAGGGCGTTATCAAGAAGCAGAAAAACTGCATTTACAAACATTACAGTTAAGAAAATTATTATTAGGTGAAGAACACATAGGAATTGCTACTAGCTTGAATAATTTGGGGGAATTATATTTTTCTTTGGGACGCTATCAAGAAGCCGAACAGAAGTATTTAGAAACCTTAGCAATGCGACAACGTTTATTAGGAGAGTCACATCCTGATGTAGCGTTTAGTTTAAATAATCTGGCTACTTTATTAGCTGCAACTAATCGTCCAGAGGAATCTTTGTTATGTCGTGTAAGAGCAAGTAAAATTAATGATCTGATGATTCGCAATATATTTGCGTTTAGTTCGGAAAGCGATCGCCTCTCCTTTTTAGATAAAATTAGAAACGACTTTGACTTATTTGTTTCCCTAGTCTGCAATCATCTGGCCGATTCAGAGGACGCGAAACTCACAGTATTCTTATTTGTTCTCAAACGTAAAGGCTTGACTGCATCGGCTCTAGCAGCTCAAAACGCAGCATTCTATAATGGTCGCTACCCCCAACTCACAGAAAAATTCCATCAACTGCGTGATTTAAGCAATCAAATTATTCATCTCACCTTTGCAATTCCTGACACCGATGATTTAGCTACTAACCAAGAAAACTTGAGACAACTGCAAAGTAGACATAACAACTTACAAAAACAAGTAGCGGCACAAGTTCCAGAAATTCAGTTATCAGAACAACTTTTTGACCTTCAGGCGATGTCTGACGACAAGACGCTTTGCGTCTACGCCGCAGCATTACCACTCAATTCTATTTTAGTCGAGTTTGTCCGCTTCGAGGTCTTCGATTTTCAGGCTATTCCAGCACAGGGGGAGACACAATGGCATCCAGCGCGATATTTAGCATTCATCTTCACAGCCGGGAAAGCAGATGCTGTACAGATGATAGACTTAGGTATAGCCACAGACATTGACAGATTGATTCAGGCATTTCGTTTACAAGCATCTGATTATACCCTGCCTACACTCGCTTGGGGTAAAGCTAGCCAAGCACCAAAGCTGCGTGTTAAATCATATAATCCCACACCCGCAATAGAACTGAGTCAAGCACTGTTTGAACCCATCCGGGATTTAGTTAAAGATGGCAAACATCTGATTATTGCACCCGATGGGAATTTAAACTTAGTACCATTTCAGGTATTGCCGATTGATGCCACAGGTTCACGTCTATTGATGGATGAGTATACCATCAGTTATCTGGGTGTTGGGCGAGAAATTCTCCGTAGCAAAGTGCAGCTACCGACAGATTCTATCTCTGCACCATTAATTATCGCCGATCCTGATTTTGATTTATCGGGGACTGGGGATTGGGGACTGGGGACTGGGGATTGGGAAAACAATGCTCGGCTCGATGTCCGAAGTTTTCAGCTACATGATCATTTCACAGAAACAGGTTTGCTCCCTGCGCCTGGGACAAGATTTTTAGGGGAAAGTGTAGCGAAAAAACTGCCTGATGCCAAATTATACTTAGGTGCAGAGGCACTAGAAACCCGCTTAACGAATAGCAATTGTCCCAGAATCATGCTAATTGCTACTCATGGCTTATTCCAAAGCGATTTTGAGCCGCAACCAGTCACGAAAAGACGCAATCTATTAAGTATGGAACGTCTGCGAACAACCAAGGTGGAAAATCCTATGTTGCGTTCTGGGCTGGCTCTAGCGGGTGCTAATACTTGGCTAGCTGGCGGGACACTACCACTAGCCGCAGGTAAAGGCTTTGTGTTCGCCCAAGATATTGCCAATTTAGATTTGTCGGCGAATGAATTAACGGTTCTTTCTGCCTGTGATACTGCTAGAGGCGATATTAAAATTGGCGAAGGTGTGTTTGGATTACGTCGCGCCTTTGCGGTGGCGGGTGCAAAAACTCTAGTGATGAGCCTCTGGTCTGTTCCTGACAAAGTGACATCTCTACTGATGGAGCGTTTCTTTGATAACTTGCAGTATGGGATGGGTCGGTCTGAGGCTTTACATTCTGCTCAACATTATATACGTAAAATTACGGTTAAACAATTGCGTGAATCAGCTTTGGGTCTAGAAGTGCTAAAAGAACTTTTAGCGGTCAAAGAGTTATCTGCAAATGGTAAAATTGATTGTCAAGAAGATGACACACCATTAGAGCATCCCTTTTACTGGGGAGCTTGGATTTGTCAGGGAAATACAGATCCATTGGTGAACTAG
- a CDS encoding XisH family protein — translation MSARDLFHEAVKKALQKENWIVTDDPLQIEFEEVTLKIDLGAERLIAAERKDEKIAVEIKSFASNSAVSDFHTALGQFLNYQIALEENEPERELYLAVPVDAYETFFQTKLAQIAVRRHQLKLIVYDPIMEVIVKWTN, via the coding sequence ATGTCAGCTAGAGATTTATTTCATGAAGCGGTTAAAAAAGCACTCCAGAAAGAAAATTGGATAGTTACTGATGATCCCCTACAAATAGAATTTGAGGAGGTGACGCTGAAAATAGACTTAGGTGCAGAAAGGCTGATAGCAGCAGAAAGAAAAGACGAAAAAATAGCCGTTGAAATTAAAAGTTTTGCGAGTAACTCTGCGGTTAGCGACTTTCATACAGCATTAGGACAGTTCTTGAACTATCAAATTGCACTGGAAGAAAACGAACCAGAACGTGAGTTATATTTGGCTGTTCCAGTTGATGCTTATGAAACGTTTTTTCAGACTAAACTTGCCCAAATTGCCGTGCGGCGACATCAACTAAAACTAATCGTATATGATCCAATTATGGAGGTGATTGTGAAATGGACAAACTAG
- a CDS encoding IS4 family transposase, with protein sequence MEEWIKQELEKTELGDQRRTKRLMKIVSNLSEKPEASVPQASVTWSQTKATYNFWDSPYIKPSMIRQGHQNATVERIAKHQVVLAIQDTTELNYTSHKALSGTGYLDSKYAKGLKVHSVLTVSTQGIPLGIIEQEVWSRKEEELGKAEQRKQKPTAEKESQRWLDGLITTQSIIPSSVQVVTIADREADFYDLLACPRTQGSDFLIRATQNRCLDGCEQRLWETLESVEPQGTMTVEVKRNPTRPSRTAILTIRYATITIEAPQNRAKKEQLAPMTLQAILVTEVDPPKEVEPITWLLLTTLEITHLEDVKKYVQWYCYRWLIERYHYVLKSGCGIEKLQLETARRLEMALATYSIVAWRLLWLTYLARCSPDASCEQILETHEWQILYATVHHQTYPLKSPPTLAEVVDWIARLGGFLGRKGDGSPGVKVLWRGLSRLHDLVQGWLVCQSLMVN encoded by the coding sequence ATGGAAGAGTGGATCAAGCAAGAACTAGAAAAAACCGAATTAGGGGATCAAAGAAGAACCAAAAGGTTAATGAAAATAGTCTCAAACTTAAGTGAAAAACCAGAAGCTAGTGTACCGCAAGCAAGTGTTACATGGTCACAAACCAAAGCTACATATAACTTCTGGGATTCACCCTACATCAAACCATCTATGATTAGACAAGGACATCAAAATGCGACAGTAGAGCGAATCGCCAAGCATCAGGTAGTCTTGGCAATACAAGATACAACAGAACTGAATTACACCAGCCACAAAGCCCTATCAGGAACAGGATATCTGGACAGCAAATATGCCAAAGGATTAAAAGTCCACTCAGTATTAACAGTCAGTACACAGGGAATACCATTAGGCATCATCGAGCAAGAGGTGTGGTCAAGAAAAGAAGAAGAATTAGGAAAAGCGGAACAAAGGAAACAAAAACCAACCGCAGAAAAAGAAAGTCAAAGATGGCTTGATGGCTTAATCACAACACAGTCAATAATTCCTTCTTCAGTACAAGTAGTGACAATTGCCGACCGAGAAGCCGATTTTTATGACTTACTTGCTTGTCCTCGCACTCAAGGGTCAGATTTTTTGATTCGTGCTACTCAAAATCGCTGTTTGGATGGTTGTGAGCAGCGTTTATGGGAAACTTTAGAGTCTGTAGAGCCTCAAGGCACAATGACGGTGGAGGTCAAACGCAATCCGACGCGACCTTCCAGAACAGCTATACTGACGATTCGTTATGCCACGATTACTATTGAAGCCCCTCAAAATCGAGCCAAAAAAGAACAACTAGCTCCGATGACATTACAGGCAATTTTAGTCACTGAAGTTGACCCACCAAAAGAGGTTGAACCGATTACTTGGTTACTTCTGACCACATTAGAAATTACCCATCTTGAAGATGTGAAGAAGTATGTGCAATGGTATTGTTATCGGTGGTTAATTGAACGTTATCATTATGTCTTAAAAAGTGGTTGTGGAATTGAAAAGTTACAACTCGAAACGGCGCGAAGATTAGAGATGGCTTTAGCGACCTACAGTATAGTTGCTTGGCGTTTGTTGTGGTTGACTTATTTAGCTCGTTGTTCACCAGATGCCAGTTGTGAACAAATTTTAGAAACTCACGAGTGGCAAATTCTCTATGCCACCGTACATCATCAAACTTATCCTCTTAAATCGCCACCGACGCTGGCTGAAGTTGTCGATTGGATTGCTCGATTAGGTGGTTTTTTGGGTCGAAAAGGTGATGGTTCTCCAGGTGTAAAAGTTCTCTGGCGTGGATTGAGCCGATTACATGATCTTGTTCAAGGTTGGCTTGTTTGTCAGTCTCTTATGGTTAATTAA